TATCCTGATAAAAATACATCACtggaatttttcttttcctttttcctttttctaagaTCTGTGATAAGAGCAACTGAGCCACCACCAAAGGCTGCCATGGCTGGTAGACTCTCCAGAAGAGAAATTGAAGAACTGAAAGCCATTTTTGAGAGAGGAAACCTCACGGCAGCAGCTGCTGAACTTCAGGAGAAGCTGGAATCATTAAAAAGCACCCCACTGGACATCGCCATCACGGGAGAGACAGGTGCAGGGAAATCATCCTTCATCAATGCCATCCTGGGCCTGCATGATGACGATGAAGGAGCTGCTAAGACTGGGGTGACACAAACAACGATGGAGCCAATGGCTTATCCACACCCCAGACTCCCAAATGTAAAACTATGGGACCTGCCAGGAATTGGGACAGAGAGCTTTCAGGCAGACAAATACCTTAATCAGGTAAAATTCAACAACTATgacttcttcatcatcatcagtgCTACGCGCTTCACTTCCCACCAGACCACCCTGGCACGTGAGATTCACAAGATGGGGAAGAGGTTTTACTACGTGCGCTCCAAAGTGGTCTATGACTTGAAtgctgaaaaaaggaaaaagaatttcAATGAGGCGAGAACCCTGCAGGAGATCAAGGAGGACTGCATAAAGAACCTGAGAAAAGCAGGTGAGGCCTCCCCGCGGGTTTTCCTGCTCTGCAACTGGGAATTGGCCAACTATGATTTCcagctcctgcaggagacccTGGAGAATGAGCTGGATGATCAGAAGAGACACGTTTTCATCCTGGCCCTGCCCAACATCTCGGCAAAGATCCTGGAGAAGAAAAAGGCTGAACTGCAGAAGCATATTAGCGAAGTGGCCCTATTGTCATGTGCTATTGGTGCTCTTCCTGTTCCAGGCCTCTCTCTCGTCTGTGATGTAGCCATCTTGGTGGTTCACATGAAGAGTTACTGTGAGGCCTTTGGCTTGGATGACGAGTCTCTCAGTAGACTGGCTGAGCAGGTTGACAAGCCTGTTGCAGAGCTGAAATCTGTTATCAAAAAGGGTCCACTGGCCTCAGCCATAACAAAAGAGTTTGTACTGACTGTACTTTCCAGATCTCTCTGTGGAGCACTGATGGTGCTGGAATTTATTCTTAATTTTGTACCAGGCCTTGGCTCCCTAGCCGGGGGAGGAATTTCTTTTGTGACCACGCGCTACATGCTGCAGAGCTTTCTGgatgaggctgcagaagatgctcaGAAAGTTCTGACCAAGGCTCTTGAACCCAAAGCTGAAGAGTCCATATAACAGCACCAAGACCGCCTATACATGCCCACAGAAAACCAGACACACCTGGCCCAGCCCTGTCAGAACCTCTAGACGTGGGTGAGCCCAACAACAACAAACTGACACCTTAAACTGACAAACAGCAGAGAGACCGACCAGATCAGATCAGACGGGATTCTGGTGaatcaaaagcttgtcccttccaccaacactaTGTCAGGTTAGATAGTTTCTTTTCAGGCAAAACTAACTGGAATGGAACTGGTCTCTAAACCAGTCTCTGAATCCAGGAGAAATGTTCTGAGAAGAAGACGATGCTCCAGTATCTCTGCTTGGCTCACTCACCCTGGCCTCATGTGAAACAGAATCTGTAAACTGAACagtttctacgcaaaagaataaatggacacaaatcggacatcaggaatcacaacattcaaaaaccagtcggagaacacttcaatctccctggtcactcaataatagacttaaaagtggcaattgttcaacaaaaaaccttcaaaaacagactccaacgtgaaactgcagaactggaattatttgcaaactggacaccatcaaattaggcctgaataaagactgggagtggatgggtcattacaaaacctaaaactaatttctccctactgttactcacaccttcttgtcaactatttgaggtgggccactctcattaccactacaaaagtgatttttcctcccttggtatcctgctgttaattgaattgtcttgttagactgacctcacacttggtacagcaactcccatcttttcacgtattaatacctgctcctgtatttttcactccatacatctgatgaagtgggttctagcccatgaaaccttatgcccaaataaatgtgttagtcactaagatgccacaaggactcctcgttgtttttcctgTGAAGTCTGGTTCAACTGCGTCTTCAGGGCTAGATCCATGAAAAGGAGTTTGGTGCCATTGTAACCCCCCAAGTCCAGCATGGGGCACCCTGGGCATTCAGAACaccactgctcagctgccacctgaccctgtaggtgcctaaagtcccTCGACAGCTACATTTCCACCAGTAAAGCCCCCAGGTGCCTACGTTTCTGCCAGTGAGCAGGCACACAGCCGCATCACACCTGGGAACCTGCCTCACGCCGACACCCCAGAAGGTTCCATTCTCTCGTCTGTCtggcctgcagggcctgatccaggagTGTTCTCAGGACACACCTAACCCCACACAAaatggatggagggggaggtggtTGTCAGGACTCAGGACCTGCAGCAGAGCAAGTCTCTGGGTAACCTAATGAGCACAGTCAGCCTGTAGCAGGCTGCCTAATTGGCTCCACGGCCTGATTGGCTGGAAGAGTCGACAGAGCAGCTCTCGAgtccagcaacagcagcaggtcaGCAGCTGCTCAGAGCGTTCACCCGCGGCTGAGATGGCTCCTGCTCATTCCAAGCCTTGCTCCTGCCTTGGACCCAGCCTTGCCTCACGCCAGGtaacctggttctgaccctcGGCTCCAATTCCTGCCTTGGACCCAGCCTTGCCTCACGCCAGGtaacctggttctgaccctcGGCTCCAATTCCTGACTCCGGCTGTGACCCtgggctctgattcctggctactgatgcctgctccaaccactaggcctgatcctgctctaaCTGCTAGGCACGGCCACCCATGTCCCAGTCACTGACAGTGGTGGTGCCTCTCTACCAGTTTAGTGCTTCAAGCACTCTCCTGGGGTGGGAAAATCCAAGTTGAAACCCTCCCTCCACATGGGGGGAATTCACGGTGTATTTGACggattaaaatattttgatgaaatgACGTTAAATTGAGAAGGAAAGTCAGCTAGAAGTTGGTAATGCTTTGGGCAAGACACTGTGAACATTATGCCAGGGTTTGCCGAGGGGTGATCCTGTTAGGAAAATGAAGGGGTTCCATtcgtattgatttttttaattagtgGTAAAATTAAGAAGTAAGGATAATATTTGCCATCAAGCGCGCTCATGTTACCACAAATACGTGAAATAcacctgggctgggagaggcaggAAATAAAAGGGGATGAAACTGAAAAATGTCTGATAAGAACAGTTGGTCACGGAGTTAAATAATCAGCAATGTAGCTTCTGCATCAATGCGGCACAGGCCCAGCTCAGCCACACACAGAGATCCTGCCACAATTGTAAAATAAGGACACCAGGATGGCAGGTTTatggagctgctccagcctgcCGGAGAACAACAGTTCAAGTGGCTCCATGGTCCTGCAGACTGGACTGTTCCAACACATTCAAACAATGTGGCAAGACTTTGTATAAAACTCCTTTTGAAAGTTAAACATTTCAGCAGCCAGCGAAGTGCCGAGGGCAAACGGCCGCTTGGCCAGCACAGCGTGCAGTGGTGATCGGAGTGCATTGCAAGAGGGGCCCATGGAAAGCAATCTGTGAAAGGAGGTTGCTGAGCGGAGCTGAGCAGCAGATATTCACTGGCTGTCCCAAGATAGTCGTACTCCTGGCTATGGCCTAATTGTCCTACACAACCTGATGTGACACCAGGAGTTTTGCACAAAAGAGACTGGAATTTGAGACCCCCATGTAAGAACTCACAAGACGTGCCTGTGGTTGGGTGGCGAGAAGACACAAGTTtcattttggttggacatttccAGCCTTCATCACAGGCATGGGTCACCGTTTGATTGGTCCATGCCAGCTTCTCCAAGCAGAGGAACCAAATTGAACTCACAGCAGAAAGGGGATAAAATGGCCTGTCTCCTTCAGCACATCACTTCCTGAAAGCCGAGAAGACTCAAATTCTGAGCCGGCCACCTGGGAATCCTCACTCCTGGAGACATCAAATACCTCTCAGGCAcctttaactctctctctctcttttccagcaGCTTGGGTTGCCTGTTAGCACATGAGGAAAACACAATGTCCGTCCTTCACTCCACCTGCAATTGCAGTGTCAGCCCTGCTGTGATCAGTAATGGAGCTGATGAAAGCTGACAGCTGAGCAAAGATTTGGTGATAAGTAACATACAGACTTTCTCTTTGGCAAGGACCCAAATCAGTCACTTGACTCCTTCCTCAGCTGGGTACCTAATTACTAAGGACATGTACATGCTTGTGTACGTGGTGTATAGATTGTAACAGTTATAGTTTGTGCCCTTGTTTTGATAAAGTTTGTTGTAGCTTTTAAATAGAACTAGTTACAATTCCTAAACAGTGTACATCCCATGTAGTTAATAGCTGCACACTGCCTGTCGAGTTCTAGGTGTAAACAGACATCAAATAAGACTATGCTTGAAAGCCTTTTGAACCGCGAGCAGCCTGTCATAAAACTATAGGTGCTCTTGTTAGGTGGTTAGGGGTGTTTATCTGATCCGGAGTTAATATAACTGGTGTGAATATTGGTGAAAAGGGGTAACCACAACAGATCCATTGGGAAGGAGACTATGGTGGGTTGGCATGTGAGGAATTGCTCAAGTTGTCTTATGCATTAGCCTAGAATTGTTCTCCACTGTTGAGTCAAATAACAATGGAGAGTATAACTAATGGGCTTGAATGTGTTCCTTCTGCTTTAAGGGACTCAGTCAAAATTCCAAACAGTCACCTTCACAGGATAATTGTTGAGAAGGGGTTTTCCTGTTTTCTGTTATGGATGTATTATGTGATTCTTAAAACCGGGATGATTATTGTATCGACCAGCTTATCTCAGTCCAATCATGAACCAGTGCTATTTGCATTCTTCAATCCTATTCTATTGGTTGTTTTTAAGTGTAGCCAATAAAACTAAAATCAAGTCTAATTCTTGAGTCCTTTTCTTTTGATAAGCAGTCGATATCCAGAGACCCATAAAACGGATGATTTGAGTAATCAGCTGAGCGGTTAACTTAaccaatgttttgttttatacctTCTTATGTGTACCGGGAGGGAAACACCCTCTGTGAAataccctgactggccaccaggtgcCAGCACAATACGGTGCtgatcccagcccggggccagTGAATGTTACCTCACTAGTGATAAAGGGGCAGGGGGTGTATCCCACACCCTGAGGCTGAGAGGAGCAGAGTTTGATTCAAATCCCTGCACGTCAGAAGGTAGCAATGGGGAACTTTAACTTGGtgctgttaccgaaatatcgggtccacctagctgagagccaataacagccagacagggataaggaagagttgctttattctgcagaagaaaggagagctttgcaccttagtacaaaaactctgtcttacacacattttacagatcctttatacacattcagacaaaggtctttgcagtgttaacacttgattggtggttgtcagacccgtgcttttgctatctggtcagtgaaaaccggcttgggaccagctccaactaccttaaggccttgaagggaagacagtagaaaagttcaggctactgtgtacttgaagtgtctgcttccccctatcagggggtagccgtgttagtctgtatctacaaaaacaacaaagagtctggtggcaccttaaagactaacagataggcttccccctaatggccactggttgacataaaggctgctctgttaagggggggtcactagtaactttcacagtgcTAACAAAGATTTGGggccttgttgttgttgttgttttcagtaATTTTTGTATGCATCCTCATGTTTTGCACCCCAGCACTCCCCATCCACTGTCTCTGGCCCCTTGGCAGTGACGCCTGGCCACAGAACACACTGGCTTCACTACTCCTGACGTAAGGGTCTTATAATGTAGTTTTTGATTCTTTAATGATCTGTTGAGATTTACAATCCTACACCACCTACAAACAAGCTTGAAATTTACACCCTGCTGATTCCTATGGAGAGTCGTTATCTTCATGCACAAAGAAGGCCCAGAGTTAAAGTAGATCCCCACATTGACtagtgttagggttaccattcgtccggattcccacggacatgtccggcttttttcagttaaaaatagcgtccggggggaatttgtcaatgtccggacttccccccgacccccatgcagagcgtgcggggcttacagggcagccggccggatggtgccactcgcaaggggctccggcagccaaagcccttcctccacttccccctcctctcccctgcaacttgagaccactcccctcctctccctccctccgcccgccctgcattcacagatcgccggccgttcgCATCGGGCCTCCGGCCGTCTGGagctccaaccctgctcccctcccccgctgcggAGCGCGCCgccctgcagcacagtaaggtggccgggggtcagagaagtggcagggaggttcggggtggggggagtcaagagacagggagcaggggggagggttggatgggtcaggagttcggggggggctgtctgggggttgggggtgtaaggttttgggcagagtacaggtgggggggtctcaggagggggcagttaggggataaggaacagggaggcttaggtagggggtggggttctagagggcagttaggagcaggggtcccaggagggggcagtcaggggacaaggagcagggggggtgtttgggagttctggggggggctgtcagggggcaggagtgggtagagggatcggagcagtcaggggacagggagcagaggggtttagatgggtcgggagttttggggggggctgtcagggggtggggagtggttggatggggcgtgggagtcccaggggtctgtctgggggtgggggtgtggataagggttggggcagtcaggggacaggtagggggtagagtcctagagGGCCacttaggatgtggggaaggtctcaggagggggcagtcaggggacagggagcagaggggtttagatgggtcaggagttctggggggggctgtcagggggtgggggtgtggataagggttggggcagtcaggggacaggtagggggtagggtcctagggggccagttaggatgtggggaaagtctcaggagggggcagtcaggggacaaggagcagggaggcttaggtagagggtggagtcctggggggcagttaggggcaggggtcccaggagggggcagtcaggggacaaggcatgggggggagggttgggggttctgagggggcaggaagtgggagggagtggaaggggcaggggcggggctagggcaggacaggggcggggctagggcggggctcctcccgtcctcttttttgattgttgaaatatggtaaccctactagtgtGTCAAGGGGTAGGTTTAGATCAGAAGATGATTCAACCAGAAgttcacaaaaaaataaaatatgaataaGTCTCTACAACAATTACTCTCCTGTTAGTCATATATTTGGTGCCacattaaatattatttaacaaGATCCGTTACTAATGCTGTCTTGTAACACGGTGTAACAGGGGTCACGACTGGTGGTTACCATGTTGTATgaggcatcaggactcctgggttctatctgtgactctgccctggctccctgtgtgacctgcACCTCAAAGGGCCTCTGCTCCTTTGCATACAAAACAAGGATGAACAGAAACAGATGAGTGTCCTGAGGCCTCCTCAGAAAGGAGGATTTCAAAGCACGTCAGAAACACTCCTGGATGTGCTATACCTACAGAGTGCTGAATTATTTCAATATCAGTCGGTTGTTACTGGAATTAGATGTCCCCgggttttgttagtttgtttttaatagtTATTTTTCTAACAACATGTCAAAGTCTCTCATGTCCATCCCGATACCAATTCATAACGTTACCTCAGAATTTAGGGCTATTTGATTTACCTTTAAAAGTAGCTTTTagtttcatatttttattaattgtTTTTATATATGTGAGGGTTTAATCCTTAACTAGTGTAAGCGGGCATGGCTCCATGGACTGCCCTGATGTGCTGGGCcttacatttttttctgaaaaatgctcttctcccttccctggtGAGAGGAAGTCCTGTTTGGTGTGTGGGCTACACTTTAAAATGATTCCAGTATGAGAGGAAACTTTTCTCCAAGGAAAAATTCTCTCAGCGGGACCTAAAATTGGTCAGATGCTGAACTAATCTAATCTCATCCCACAGCCGTCTCCCCCTTGGCCATCTCTCAAGTACTTCTGCCCCTTGTCAGCTGCGTTTTCGCACCACACCATAGCTTATTTGGCTGCTTGTGGATGGAGCTGAGGCAGAACAGAATCAAGGGACTAACTCAAAGCCTTCATACAAACCTACCCTGCTTCCTTCCACCCACCGCTGTCCTTCATCTCACGTAGGAGAAACCCTGCAATGGGCAGCGATCTGAGCTTCTGCCCTGATGATCTCCCTGATCCCCGGTCCCAGTGCATTTGAGACATAACTGGAGTCTGGATGCGGATTGAATTTCTAGTCACCATAGGACGATATTTGTAACTGGGCTGAGGGTCAGCACAAAGGCCGATGCTCCAGCTAAGTTGCACTTAAAGCCTACTTTGAAGGCTTAAATGGTGCACAGACCTTGCAACGTCCACGCTCTCTGGGGTGAATTTGAAGCCATAGGGTCTGATAGGAAGTCCAGCCAATTCATTGGGAtgactccctttgatttcaatggggttggCTCAGACCCATTGGGGTGGAGGTGCTGAGCTCACAGAATCAAGGCTGTCTCCTTCCCGGGAGTCACAAGGGAGAATTCCACCATTACAGCGCACTGAGGATGTTGCAGCAGCAGttggttttttgatgaaaaataataattcatcaaaaccaaaactttttagaGAACTGGCGCGGTTTAAACATGGTCAGCCAGGGGTCTCAGCTCCACAATGGGGTTTCTGGTCACAGGGAAAGAgaaggacagagagagacaccccctccccccaagtagcCCTGTACTTAGGGAACCCACCTGACATGTGGGAGTCACGGGTCCAAGATTCTGTTCTGCCTGACTCACGGCAGAGTATTGAACCTGGACCTCCAAGATCCCAGAGGAGCGGTGTAGTGATCCGGCTGTTGGCTGCTATGGGGACTGTGTGTGTTGATCTCTGgcttttttgggtttttttgtgtgtgaaaaagaTGAAGTCTCAGTTTTGTCCTGAtaagaaatgaaacaaaatgctGAACTCCTGAATTTTTTGGAAAATGAATTCTTGCATTCCGGCCAGCCCCACTCATCTCCACTGAGGTCTGTGGAATGACACCAGGCCTGAATTTGGCCcgtaatgtttttaaatgaaaggaccCTGCAGGGTGTAACTTGCCTGTCATGTTAGGAGAGGCTGAGAAAAGACCCATATAAACAATGAGTAAAACAAGGACATCAGCTGGAGGAGTTACCCGTTAATGAACTGTGGTTGGTAACTAGTGTGGACATCATACACAAAGGTGCTTCCGACCCTCCACGTGCTGTAAGACACCATATAAAAGCATGAGCAGCTCAGGGCTTTTCTAACCACTTCCCTTTGTGTCTTCTCCTGGGAGAACTGGGTAAGTCTGATTCGACTCCTTCACGTTACAACTATCAAAATGTGCTGTTTCATAGTTGTAACTTAGGGCTGAATCCCACAGAGACCTTTTCCAGTTCTTAGCAAACTCCGGGGGTTCTTTTCctaaaagaattattttggggttaCCCAGTAGCAGGCATTGTTGAACACAGGCTTTGTAAGTGAAGAGTTtaatttcaaagggatttggatgcCGTATATACATTAATTTTGAGGGCACTGGGATATTCACATCTCTgcaatagctttgaaaatctcagccccaaAGTACCTTGATTCTAGCCAAGTCTGAACTGGGTATTTTAAAAAACTCTACAGCTGTTCATTTGGCTACAGTGGACACAGACGTATTTCCAGTGAATGAGGATTTAACTTCAACTGTTTCATAAAACTAAAGAGCTCAGCTTTCATCTTCTCCGCCGGAGTGTAACAGTGTTGCGGTGTTCAGCGGAGGATGTCTGGCTATGATTTGCTAAGGAGGCTAAAGATTTAGGCATTTCTCCATCTGAAAgaggaccacacacacacacacacacacacacacacacacacacacacacacacacacacacacacacacacacacagtctatcAGTGTTATTGAGTTGATAGTATTAGTGTCTGAAGCTGGATGGGGAGTTGGGAgttgctgggtgcaggctcaggaAGCAGAGTGCATGGAGACgagatgggatgggatgaggATGATGCACAGGCTCCAAGCAGTGGGGATCCCTAGGAAAGGTCACCGAGGCAGATTTCACAGGTGAAATGCACTTCATGGGCACAGCCCAGCGGAACAGGGAGGTTGCTTGGTGGCTTCACGGAGGAAGACAAGAAGAGTTCCCAGGGCTGGTTTGGAGGCAGGCAAAGGGTGAATGGAGCGAGAGGATTCAGAAGAGGAAATGTGAGCAGAGAAGAAGCCAGGAACTAGCTGACCAGGTCGTCATCACTCTGCTCCCTCTGTCTCTGTGTCTTGGTGCCTACATGGTCACATTACAATAATATTCCAGCTTTGAATCTCTTAATCCACTTTCCCTTGTGCCTACCGGGTACTCGACTCCCTAGCACGTGTTTCAGGTGTACCTCCATTGCAGAGAGCTGTCCTGCTGCCCACCCTATGGGGAGGGACGTACCCACAGCCATGTGTTAGCTGCATCGACACCTATTCTACAGGGTTTGGTGGCTCTAGAGCAGTGATCTATCCTGCTCCAGCGGTGGTGACATTTGGGGGGGTGACTCTCACCTCTCACTCTGAGCACACCGTCATGGGATCCTCAGGAGGACCTGGCATCGGGAGCTTGTCTGGTTATGGGGGTTACAGGTGGAGCCATGAGTAAAGCTGATGGAGCTGTGGGCCATGTTAAACCCagcagggttttgtgtgtgtgttctttgttttttccttgttcaGTTTGTAGAGGCTGGTAAAGGGCAGTGTGCTGTGAGAGAAgcagagccctgattagggggcgggctTCCCTGATTAGGGGAATTAT
Above is a window of Chrysemys picta bellii isolate R12L10 chromosome 20, ASM1138683v2, whole genome shotgun sequence DNA encoding:
- the LOC135976868 gene encoding interferon-inducible GTPase 5-like; the encoded protein is MAGRLSRREIEELKAIFERGNLTAAAAELQEKLESLKSTPLDIAITGETGAGKSSFINAILGLHDDDEGAAKTGVTQTTMEPMAYPHPRLPNVKLWDLPGIGTESFQADKYLNQVKFNNYDFFIIISATRFTSHQTTLAREIHKMGKRFYYVRSKVVYDLNAEKRKKNFNEARTLQEIKEDCIKNLRKAGEASPRVFLLCNWELANYDFQLLQETLENELDDQKRHVFILALPNISAKILEKKKAELQKHISEVALLSCAIGALPVPGLSLVCDVAILVVHMKSYCEAFGLDDESLSRLAEQVDKPVAELKSVIKKGPLASAITKEFVLTVLSRSLCGALMVLEFILNFVPGLGSLAGGGISFVTTRYMLQSFLDEAAEDAQKVLTKALEPKAEESI